In Desulfocurvus vexinensis DSM 17965, a single window of DNA contains:
- a CDS encoding cache domain-containing protein, with protein sequence MKIRTKILAGYFLIFTVTILVGIAVVYAQLKGSLRRNIEHELSNSAATVAAMVRTAVDVSIRNHLRAVAEKNREIIAGLHARQLAGELTEAQAKAQAAAILGAQRIGRTGYLYCLDGRGVLTYHPRPENMGRDVSEFAFVRQQTASREGYLEYFWKNPGEQSLRSKALYMTYFAPWDWIISASSYREEFGTLVNAADFRAGILSLRFGDDGYAAVFDGAGNAVIHPHLSGNVLAMKDGEMRSLVQELVARKAGLFYYWWRNPGEEQAREKIIIFNYLPEVDWIVGATGYADEFFAPLRTLRLAAAVAVPLVLLLGLPFSLWAGLSVSRPLEALRQSFARAAEGDFDQRVAPGGTREMAQLAGYFNGFMERMGQYSASLRREVAERQQAEEREARARAHMQDVVDSMASVVIGLDGECRVTLWSRRAAEEFGVEPDQALGRPAEDVCPMWGLCRDAVDAALREGRPVVRDKLPVRRGGRTAYCKVEATPLSASGGVGVVLRIVDITERVRMEDMMVQTEKMMSVGGLAAGMAHEINNPLGGILQGVQNVQRRLALDLPANQQAAREAGMTMDALRDYMARRAITPTLEGIRESGLRAARIVANMLEFSRRSESSRMPCDVTDLLDKAVELAESDYDLKKRYDFRKIRVERDYEPGLPLVNCAGTEIEQVFLNLLRNAAQAMGGMRDGAEPVLRLGVRRQGDWVRVEVSDNGPGMTETTRKRIFEPFFTTKEVGEGTGLGLSVSYFIITRNHGGSFAVESEPGQGASFVIRLPL encoded by the coding sequence ATGAAAATTCGGACCAAGATCCTTGCCGGGTATTTTCTCATCTTCACGGTGACCATCCTCGTGGGCATCGCCGTGGTCTATGCGCAGCTCAAGGGCTCCCTGCGCCGCAACATCGAGCACGAGCTGTCCAACAGCGCCGCCACCGTCGCGGCCATGGTGCGCACGGCGGTGGACGTGTCCATCCGCAACCACCTGCGCGCGGTGGCCGAGAAGAACCGCGAGATCATCGCCGGGCTCCACGCCCGCCAGCTGGCCGGGGAGCTGACCGAGGCCCAGGCCAAGGCCCAGGCCGCCGCCATCCTCGGCGCCCAGCGCATCGGGCGCACGGGCTACCTCTACTGCCTGGACGGCAGGGGCGTGCTGACCTACCACCCCCGGCCCGAGAACATGGGCCGCGACGTTTCCGAATTCGCCTTCGTGCGCCAGCAGACCGCATCCCGCGAGGGCTACCTCGAATATTTCTGGAAAAACCCCGGCGAGCAGTCCCTGCGTTCCAAGGCGCTGTACATGACCTATTTCGCGCCGTGGGACTGGATCATCTCCGCCAGTTCGTACCGCGAGGAGTTCGGGACGCTGGTCAACGCCGCCGACTTCCGCGCGGGCATCCTGTCCCTGCGCTTTGGCGACGACGGCTACGCGGCGGTCTTCGACGGCGCGGGCAACGCGGTGATCCACCCGCACCTGTCGGGCAACGTCCTGGCCATGAAAGACGGGGAGATGCGGAGCCTGGTGCAGGAGCTGGTGGCCCGCAAGGCGGGCCTGTTCTACTACTGGTGGCGCAACCCCGGCGAGGAGCAGGCCCGGGAAAAAATCATCATTTTCAACTATCTGCCCGAAGTGGATTGGATCGTCGGGGCCACGGGCTACGCCGACGAGTTCTTCGCGCCGCTGCGCACCCTGCGCCTGGCGGCGGCGGTGGCCGTGCCCCTGGTGCTGCTGCTCGGGCTGCCGTTCTCGCTGTGGGCCGGGCTGTCGGTGTCGCGGCCCCTGGAAGCCCTGCGCCAGAGCTTCGCCCGGGCCGCCGAGGGCGACTTCGACCAGCGCGTGGCCCCGGGCGGCACCCGGGAGATGGCCCAGCTCGCTGGGTATTTCAACGGCTTCATGGAGCGCATGGGCCAGTACAGCGCGTCGCTGCGCCGCGAGGTGGCCGAGCGCCAGCAGGCCGAGGAGCGCGAGGCCCGGGCCCGGGCCCACATGCAGGACGTCGTGGACTCCATGGCCTCGGTGGTCATCGGCCTAGACGGGGAGTGCCGCGTGACCCTGTGGAGCCGCCGGGCCGCCGAGGAATTCGGCGTGGAGCCGGACCAAGCCCTGGGGCGGCCGGCCGAGGACGTCTGCCCCATGTGGGGCCTGTGCCGCGACGCCGTGGATGCGGCCCTGCGCGAGGGGCGGCCCGTGGTGCGCGACAAGCTGCCCGTGCGCCGGGGCGGGCGCACGGCCTATTGCAAGGTCGAGGCCACGCCCCTGTCCGCCTCCGGCGGGGTGGGGGTGGTGCTGCGCATCGTGGACATCACCGAGCGCGTGCGCATGGAAGACATGATGGTCCAGACCGAGAAGATGATGAGCGTGGGCGGGCTGGCCGCAGGCATGGCCCACGAGATCAACAACCCCCTGGGCGGCATCCTCCAGGGTGTGCAGAACGTGCAGCGCCGCCTGGCCCTGGACCTGCCCGCCAACCAGCAGGCCGCCCGCGAGGCGGGCATGACCATGGACGCCCTGCGCGACTACATGGCGCGCCGGGCCATTACTCCCACCCTGGAAGGCATCCGCGAGAGCGGCCTGCGCGCCGCGCGCATCGTGGCCAACATGCTGGAGTTCAGCCGCCGCAGCGAGTCCAGCCGCATGCCCTGCGACGTGACCGACCTGCTGGACAAGGCCGTGGAGCTGGCCGAGAGCGACTACGACCTCAAGAAGCGGTACGATTTCAGGAAAATACGTGTCGAGCGCGACTACGAGCCGGGGCTGCCGCTGGTGAACTGCGCGGGCACGGAGATCGAGCAGGTCTTCCTGAACCTGCTGCGCAACGCGGCCCAGGCCATGGGCGGCATGCGCGACGGGGCCGAGCCTGTCCTGCGCCTGGGGGTCCGGCGCCAGGGCGACTGGGTGCGGGTCGAGGTGTCTGACAATGGCCCGGGCATGACCGAAACCACCCGCAAGCGCATCTTCGAGCCCTTCTTCACCACCAAGGAGGTGGGCGAGGGCACGG
- the flgM gene encoding flagellar biosynthesis anti-sigma factor FlgM, protein MAIKGVGNGQSPYERIKIQHEAERLDEAAKTAKKPTVQRDEVVVSEDARLMNAAMDAIRNTPDVRADKVARLKAMVEAGTYAVNGQDIAARMVAEDQELLR, encoded by the coding sequence ATGGCCATCAAGGGCGTCGGGAACGGACAGTCCCCCTACGAGCGCATCAAGATCCAGCACGAGGCCGAGCGCCTGGACGAGGCGGCCAAGACCGCCAAGAAACCGACGGTCCAGCGCGACGAGGTCGTGGTCAGCGAGGACGCGCGGCTGATGAACGCGGCCATGGACGCCATCCGCAACACCCCCGACGTCCGCGCCGACAAGGTCGCGCGCCTCAAGGCCATGGTCGAAGCCGGCACCTACGCCGTCAACGGCCAGGACATCGCCGCGCGCATGGTCGCCGAGGACCAGGAACTGCTGCGCTAA
- a CDS encoding tetratricopeptide repeat protein, with the protein MTQPSQITPHPPTPAPGQDPGGLAIPFPFRGVFSEIITKTVGFGATKRKEKKKVFWYLERDAEGRTTVRALNREYLPTGEPREVPLQDVVDQFYPEPGIYMEKVAPRMREVERLADEGDEHRAKEEFYSAEYAYRSALTIDEDHIRANFGLGLTYLHLDDKARARHTFRKIVSMTSAFAPQHKHLFNEFGISLRKSGLFKECLEYYTRALELHAQDDDHLLFNIARAHFHSADYAQSVAFSLQALEQNPELREARQLREAAYAKDPALRSRDEGIALDLTGETG; encoded by the coding sequence ATGACCCAGCCCAGTCAGATCACCCCGCACCCGCCGACCCCGGCCCCCGGACAGGACCCCGGCGGCCTGGCCATCCCCTTCCCCTTCCGGGGGGTCTTTTCGGAGATCATTACCAAGACAGTGGGCTTCGGGGCAACCAAGCGCAAGGAGAAAAAGAAGGTCTTCTGGTACCTGGAGCGCGACGCCGAGGGCCGCACCACCGTGCGGGCCCTGAACAGGGAATACCTGCCCACGGGCGAGCCCCGCGAGGTGCCCCTGCAGGACGTGGTCGACCAGTTCTACCCCGAGCCGGGCATCTACATGGAAAAGGTCGCCCCGCGCATGCGCGAGGTGGAGCGGCTGGCCGACGAGGGCGACGAGCACCGCGCCAAGGAGGAGTTCTACAGCGCGGAATACGCCTACCGCAGCGCCCTGACCATCGACGAGGACCACATCCGCGCCAACTTCGGCCTGGGGCTGACCTACCTGCACCTGGACGACAAGGCCCGCGCGCGGCACACCTTCCGCAAGATCGTTTCCATGACCAGCGCGTTCGCCCCGCAGCACAAGCACCTGTTCAACGAATTCGGCATCAGCCTGCGCAAGAGCGGCCTGTTCAAGGAGTGCCTGGAATACTACACGCGCGCCCTGGAGCTGCACGCCCAGGACGACGACCACCTGCTGTTCAACATCGCCCGGGCCCACTTCCACAGCGCGGACTACGCCCAGTCCGTGGCCTTCAGCCTCCAGGCCCTGGAGCAGAACCCCGAGCTGCGCGAGGCGCGCCAGCTGCGCGAGGCGGCCTACGCCAAGGACCCCGCCCTGCGCTCGCGCGACGAGGGCATCGCCCTGGACCTGACCGGCGAAACCGGCTAG
- a CDS encoding TlpA family protein disulfide reductase — protein MARVAALLGLLLLAALPARAQFLGGVDAAGLRALLAAQGGKVAVVNFWATWCGPCRVELPELVALRAAFTPQELFLAGVSLDFDPEAPALLAAQERPGYPFYLAGDDVPAAFGVGAIPHTMIWGPDGVLAVDHVGIMDRQGLIGAVSTLLGRPVPPGGAP, from the coding sequence GTGGCCCGCGTGGCGGCCCTGCTGGGCCTGCTGCTCCTGGCGGCCCTGCCGGCCCGGGCCCAGTTCCTGGGGGGCGTGGACGCGGCGGGGCTGCGGGCGCTTCTGGCGGCGCAGGGCGGCAAGGTGGCGGTGGTCAATTTCTGGGCCACCTGGTGCGGGCCGTGCCGCGTGGAACTGCCCGAGCTTGTGGCCCTGCGCGCGGCCTTCACCCCGCAGGAGCTGTTCCTGGCCGGGGTGTCGCTGGATTTCGACCCCGAGGCCCCGGCCCTGCTGGCCGCGCAGGAGCGGCCCGGCTATCCGTTCTATCTCGCCGGGGACGACGTGCCCGCCGCCTTCGGGGTCGGCGCCATTCCGCACACCATGATCTGGGGTCCGGACGGCGTCTTGGCCGTGGACCATGTGGGCATCATGGACCGCCAGGGCCTGATCGGGGCCGTGTCCACCCTGCTCGGGCGGCCCGTGCCGCCGGGAGGTGCGCCATGA
- a CDS encoding ATP-binding protein: MIRLLLAALVLVLAAAMAPACHARAVTVAYYDNPPVLFRNAAGKPAGLFAVLIEHTAATRGWKLTWIHRSWPEALDMVQRGEVDLLPDVAYSEERTRRLAFTSQTPLVNWAHVFARPGLEVRSLLDVRGRSVLVQPGDIHAEAFRSTMRSFGITYVEQRLPDYRDLFVALEQGQGDLAVVNHLFAASQGTAYDVQATPILLNPIELRIAAPKGGDRALLDALDEELARMKADKNSAYHRALDHWFTARPGQEPPAWLGTALWAALAAVLLCGLWIVAMRAQVARKTRELAAQNRRLEREIDVRTQAEKALREAQGSIAGVIDAMPSLLAGVDDQGRVTLWNRTAWERTGIPRPQAMGQPLGEVLLHLEDVLPELTGAAASDARRHLPRRSRIVGGSLRYEEITIFPLADTGGTRAVLRVDDVTERVRLEEIAVQGEKMLSLGGLAAGMAHEINNPLGIIMQSAQNALRRVQDEVPANCRAADTCDVELDRVRGYLEARGVLRALEAIREAGARAADIVARMLAFSRPSTSQRSPVDVTALIEEAVALAANEFGQDGQGGFHRVQLVRDYAPDLPPVPAVRTEMVQVLLNLLRNAAQAMLEGEADRPPRIVLRTAQAPGWVRIEVEDNGPGLDPASRTRVFEPFFTTKGPGRGTGLGLSVSYFIVTRNHRGTFTARNAPDGGARFTITLPRE; this comes from the coding sequence ATGATCCGACTCCTGCTCGCGGCCCTCGTCCTCGTTCTGGCTGCCGCCATGGCCCCGGCCTGCCACGCCCGGGCCGTCACCGTGGCCTATTACGACAACCCGCCGGTGCTGTTCCGCAACGCGGCGGGCAAGCCCGCAGGTCTGTTCGCCGTGCTCATCGAGCACACCGCCGCCACCCGGGGCTGGAAGCTGACCTGGATCCACCGCTCCTGGCCCGAGGCCCTGGACATGGTCCAGCGCGGCGAGGTGGACCTGCTGCCCGACGTGGCCTACAGCGAGGAGCGCACGCGGCGCCTGGCCTTCACCAGCCAGACGCCCCTGGTCAACTGGGCCCACGTCTTCGCCCGCCCGGGGCTGGAGGTGCGCAGCCTGCTCGACGTGCGCGGGCGCAGCGTGCTGGTCCAGCCCGGCGACATCCACGCCGAGGCCTTCCGCTCCACCATGCGCAGCTTCGGCATCACCTACGTCGAACAGCGCCTGCCCGACTACAGGGACCTCTTCGTGGCCCTGGAGCAGGGCCAGGGCGATCTGGCCGTGGTCAACCACCTGTTCGCCGCCAGCCAGGGCACGGCCTACGACGTGCAGGCCACGCCCATCCTGCTCAACCCCATCGAACTGCGCATCGCCGCGCCCAAGGGCGGGGACAGGGCCCTGCTCGACGCCCTGGACGAGGAACTCGCGCGCATGAAGGCCGACAAGAACTCGGCCTACCACCGCGCCCTGGACCACTGGTTCACCGCGCGGCCCGGGCAGGAGCCGCCCGCGTGGCTGGGCACGGCCCTGTGGGCCGCCCTGGCCGCCGTGCTGCTGTGCGGGCTGTGGATCGTGGCCATGCGCGCGCAGGTGGCGCGCAAGACCCGCGAGCTGGCGGCCCAGAACAGACGCCTGGAACGCGAAATCGACGTGCGCACCCAGGCCGAAAAGGCCCTGCGCGAGGCCCAGGGCTCCATCGCCGGGGTCATCGACGCCATGCCCTCGCTGCTGGCGGGGGTGGACGACCAGGGCCGCGTCACCCTGTGGAACCGCACGGCCTGGGAGCGCACGGGCATCCCCAGGCCCCAGGCCATGGGCCAGCCCCTGGGCGAGGTGCTGCTGCACCTGGAAGACGTGCTGCCCGAGCTGACCGGGGCCGCCGCCTCGGACGCGCGCAGGCACCTGCCGCGCCGCTCGCGCATCGTGGGCGGCAGCCTGCGCTACGAGGAGATCACCATCTTCCCCCTGGCCGACACGGGCGGCACCCGCGCCGTGCTGCGCGTGGACGACGTGACCGAGCGCGTGCGCCTGGAGGAGATCGCCGTGCAGGGCGAGAAGATGCTCTCCCTGGGCGGGCTGGCCGCAGGCATGGCCCACGAGATCAACAACCCCCTGGGCATCATCATGCAGAGCGCGCAAAACGCCCTGCGCCGCGTGCAGGACGAGGTGCCCGCCAACTGCCGCGCCGCCGACACGTGCGACGTGGAGCTGGACCGGGTGCGCGGCTACCTGGAGGCGCGCGGCGTGCTGCGCGCCCTGGAGGCCATCCGCGAGGCCGGGGCCCGCGCGGCGGACATCGTGGCGCGCATGCTGGCCTTCAGCAGACCGTCCACCTCCCAGCGCAGCCCGGTGGACGTCACGGCGCTCATCGAGGAAGCCGTGGCCCTGGCGGCCAACGAGTTCGGCCAGGACGGCCAGGGCGGCTTCCATCGCGTGCAACTGGTGCGCGACTACGCGCCGGACCTGCCCCCCGTGCCTGCGGTGCGCACCGAGATGGTCCAGGTGCTGCTCAACCTGCTGCGCAACGCGGCCCAGGCCATGCTGGAAGGCGAGGCCGACCGGCCCCCGCGCATCGTGCTGCGCACGGCCCAGGCCCCCGGCTGGGTGCGCATCGAGGTCGAGGACAACGGGCCCGGGCTGGACCCGGCCTCGCGCACCCGCGTCTTCGAGCCCTTCTTCACCACCAAGGGCCCGGGCCGGGGCACGGGCCTGGGGCTGTCGGTGTCCTATTTCATCGTCACCCGCAACCACCGGGGCACCTTCACCGCCCGCAACGCCCCCGACGGCGGGGCGCGCTTCACCATCACCCTGCCCCGGGAGTAG